In Saccharomyces kudriavzevii IFO 1802 strain IFO1802 genome assembly, chromosome: 9, the following proteins share a genomic window:
- the XBP1 gene encoding Xbp1p (similar to Saccharomyces cerevisiae XBP1 (YIL101C); ancestral locus Anc_2.274) gives MKYPAFSIDTETVRLTDNPLDDYQRLYVVSVLDKDSPPASFSAGLNIKKANYKSSIAAQFTHPNFIIRSPNTAKEEEEMAAQNVVNCFEYQFPNLQTIQSPINEQTLSAQLSNSAASHPPLHLHGKNILMGKIILPSRANKTPVLVSPIKPEKKVLPSASRESASSSLTKNQQFKLTKLDHNLINDKLINPNNCVIWSHDSGYVFMTGIWRLYQDVMKGLINLPRNDVASTSQQQFFCKAEFEKILSFCFYNHNSFPSDESSNLLPSSSTASPPKRRKSTGSTFLEANTSSSATSSTQANNYIDFHWNNIKPELRDFICQSYRDFLTNELGPDQIDLLNLNPANFTKRIRGGYIKIQGTWLPMEISRLLCLRFCFPIRYLLVPIFGPDFPKDCESWYLAHQNITVTSTNAAATKSALSAMARPRQKPRPRPRQRSTSMSHSKARKLVIEDALPSFDSFVENLGLSSDDKNFIKKNNKRQRSSTYSSPTSSPIGRGDPTVQILSNLASFYNTHGHRYSYPGNIYIPQQKYSLPPPNQLSSPQRQLNYTYDQTHPVPSQYQSPRQYHVPSSPIAAAPPIFPQPYSDDHYHFLKYANEVYNQHNQRPANNTTKNTDTSSSPRTNNSLNNFKFKTNSKQ, from the coding sequence ATGAAATATCCCGCCTTTAGCATCGACACGGAAACGGTGCGCCTGACCGACAACCCCTTGGACGATTACCAGCGTCTGTACGTTGTCAGCGTACTCGATAAGGACTCGCCGCCTGCCAGTTTCAGCGCCGGGCTCAACATTAAGAAGGCGAACTATAAATCGTCTATTGCTGCGCAGTTCACGCATCCAAACTTCATTATCAGGTCTCCGAATACCGcgaaggaagaagaagagatgGCCGCTCAGAACGTCGTCAACTGCTTTGAGTACCAGTTCCCAAACCTGCAGACGATTCAGAGTCCCATCAACGAGCAAACGTTGTCCGCTCAGCTCTCCAACTCCGCCGCTTCCCACCCTCCCTTGCATCTACACGGTAAAAACATTTTGATGGGCAAGATCATACTGCCCTCCCGCGCCAACAAAACGCCGGTCTTGGTATCCCCCATCAAGCCAGAGAAGAAGGTGCTGCCATCCGCATCACGCGAGAGTGCCTCGTCTTCGCTGACCAAGAACCAGCAATTCAAGCTGACCAAACTGGACCATAATCTGATCAACGACAAGCTCATCAACCCTAACAACTGCGTGATATGGTCGCATGATTCCGGCTACGTCTTCATGACGGGTATCTGGAGGCTGTATCAGGACGTCATGAAGGGTCTCATAAACTTGCCCAGAAACGACGTCGCCTCCACCAGCCAGCAGCAGTTCTTTTGCAAGGCGGAGTTCGAAAAAATCCTGTCCTTTTGCTTCTACAATCATAACTCGTTCCCCTCCGATGAGTCCTCAAATCTCCTGCCGTCGTCCTCGACTGCTTCGCCGCCAAAGAGACGGAAGTCCACGGGGTCCACTTTCTTGGAGGCCAACACTTCCTCCTCCGCCACGTCTTCCACACAGGCAAACAACTACATCGACTTCCACTGGAACAACATCAAGCCCGAACTAAGAGACTTTATTTGCCAGTCCTACAGGGATTTCCTGACCAATGAACTTGGTCCCGACCAAATAGACTTGCTCAACTTGAACCCGGCGAATTTTACGAAAAGAATAAGAGGTGGTTACATCAAGATTCAGGGGACTTGGTTGCCCATGGAAATCTCAAGATTGCTTTGTCTGAGGTTTTGCTTCCCCATAAGATATCTTTTAGTGCCCATCTTCGGTCCAGATTTCCCCAAAGACTGCGAGTCCTGGTATCTGGCTCATCAAAACATCACAGTAACCAGCACCAATGCTGCGGCTACTAAAAGTGCACTTTCCGCAATGGCAAGGCCTAGACAAAAGCCCAGGCCTAGGCCAAGACAAAGATCGACCTCCATGTCTCATTCCAAGGCGCGCAAGCTTGTCATTGAAGACGCCTTGCCTTCATTCGATTCGTTTGTGGAAAATCTGGGCCTTTCCTCGGACGAtaaaaactttatcaaaaagaacaataaaaGGCAACGATCATCCACTTATTCCTCGCCAACCTCTTCCCCCATAGGGCGAGGAGACCCAACTGTGCAAATCCTATCGAATCTAGCATCCTTTTACAACACGCACGGTCACAGATATTCCTATCCCGGGAACATCTATATCCCGCAGCAAAAATATTCTCTGCCTCCACCAAACCAGCTCTCGTCGCCACAGCGACAACTGAACTACACCTATGATCAAACTCACCCTGTTCCCTCTCAATACCAATCTCCAAGGCAATATCACGTACCATCTTCCCCCATCGCAGCAGCACCCCCCATCTTCCCTCAGCCTTATAGTGACGatcattatcatttccTGAAATACGCTAACGAAGTTTATAACCAACACAATCAACGGCCAGCTAATAATACAACTAAAAACACGGACACCTCCTCTTCGCCCAGGACAAATAATTCACTGAATAActttaaattcaaaacaaattcaaaacaataa
- the FMC1 gene encoding Fmc1p (similar to Saccharomyces cerevisiae FMC1 (YIL098C); ancestral locus Anc_2.277): MDRTRALQAYRGLIRAILKYERPSKVVNWGNLQKTMITKLEYSKKQNPKNLHEHTDRQLDSWRKLDPGNDRSLNLFIADSKLLRSVLQNEIKWGEKIAQGQNADEIFEHAFDVIKFLDNQREYEELVDRYNPGNKLTQDEKIKRTANIVGLDVPT; the protein is encoded by the coding sequence ATGGATAGAACAAGAGCTCTTCAGGCTTATAGAGGACTCATAAGGGCCATTCTCAAATATGAAAGACCAAGCAAGGTAGTCAATTGGGGAAATCTGCAGAAGACAATGATTACGAAGCTGGAATATTCTAAGAAACAAAACCCGAAAAATTTACACGAGCATACCGACAGACAGCTAGACAGTTGGAGGAAACTGGATCCTGGGAATGACAGATCTTTGAATCTGTTTATTGCTGACTCTAAACTGCTCCGCTCTGTACtacaaaatgaaataaagtGGGGTGAAAAAATCGCCCAGGGACAGAACGCTGACGAGATATTCGAGCACGCCTTCGACGTTATCAAATTCTTGGACAATCAGAGAGAGTATGAAGAGCTAGTGGATAGATACAATCCTGGCAACAAATTGACACAGGACGAGAAGATCAAAAGGACCGCGAATATCGTCGGGCTGGACGTTCCGACATAG
- the FYV10 gene encoding glucose-induced degradation complex subunit FYV10 (similar to Saccharomyces cerevisiae FYV10 (YIL097W); ancestral locus Anc_2.279), with the protein MAEKSMFNEPDVDFHLKLNQQLFHIPYELLSKRIKHTQAIINKETKLLHENISTLNEIFEHKDVEHDTLALAKITEMIRKIDHLEKFLNMQNKSYYEILNRIKKRLEFFHELKDIKAQNTETFDDHNTRNKLIRWYQSYTNILIGDYLTRNNPIKYSPETNEHWNSGVVFLKQIQLDDLIDYDILLEANKISTSLLNGRDLLPLISWIDENKKILTKKSSILEFQARLQEYIELLKVDNYINAIDCFQKFLLPFIQSNFPDLKLASGLLIFIKYFNKQKPDSSSSSTFNAEEIKAQNLPMKKDLVFQHFFHKSLPRDTSNPETNTADYDKSSLINLQNGDFERYLNLLDDERWSVLNSLFLKDFYSMYGISQNDPLLIYLSLGISSLKTRDCLHPSDDEEENKGTEDTITPENGVEHLQIFTLHSLKRKNCPVCSETFKPITQSLPFAHHIQSQLFENPILLPNGNIYDSKKLKKLAKTLRKQKLISLSPGQIMDPVDMKIFCESDSIKMYPT; encoded by the coding sequence aTGGCAGAGAAATCGATGTTCAATGAACCTGACGTGGATTTCCATTTGAAACTGAATCAACAACTATTTCATATTCCTTACGAACTACTGTCTAAGCGTATTAAGCACACTCAAGCAATCAtcaataaagaaacaaaattacTGCATGAGAACATTAGCACCttaaatgaaatatttgaacaCAAGGATGTCGAACATGATACATTAGCACTGGCAAAGATTACTGAAATGATCAGGAAAATTGAtcatttggaaaaattccTGAACATGCAAAATAAATCCTATTACGAGATTTTGAATAGAATCAAGAAGAGATTAGAGTTTTTTCACGAGCTAAAAGATATCAAGGCTCAAAACACCGAAACTTTCGACGATCATAATACCAGAAATAAATTGATTCGGTGGTATCAGAGTTACACGAACATTCTGATTGGTGATTATTTGACGAGAAATAACCCGATAAAGTATAGTCCAGAGACAAATGAGCATTGGAACTCGGGCGTagtatttttgaaacaaattCAGCTAGATGACCTCATTGATTATGATATTCTTTTAGAGGCTAATAAGATTTCCACCTCTTTATTGAATGGGCGTGATCTTTTACCCCTAATTTCATGGATAgacgaaaacaaaaaaatcctGACGAAAAAATCCTCCATATTGGAATTTCAAGCCAGATTACAGGAGTATATCGAATTGTTGAAAGTAGACAACTATATCAATGCAATTGATTGTTTCCAGAAATTCCTTTTACCATTCATTCAGAGCAACTTTCCGGACCTAAAATTAGCATCAGGGCTTTTgatttttatcaaatattttaataaacaaaaaccAGATTCATCTTCCAGCTCTACATTTAAtgctgaagaaataaaagcaCAGAATCtgccaatgaagaaagatctAGTATTTCAACACTTCTTCCATAAATCTCTACCAAGAGATACTTCCAATCCAGAGACGAATACAGCCGATTACGACAAGAGCTCTCTGATAAATTTACAAAACggtgattttgaaagatatttgaatttattaGACGATGAGCGATGGTCAGTATTGAATAGcctatttttgaaggattttTATTCCATGTATGGAATATCACAAAATGATCCATTATTAATATATTTGTCCCTAGGTATATCATCCTTAAAAACAAGAGATTGCTTGCACCCCTcagacgatgaagaagagaacaaaGGGACGGAAGATACCATAACACCAGAAAATGGAGTTGAACATTTACAGATATTTACGCTACATTCATTAAAACGGAAAAACTGTCCGGTTTGCAGTGAGACTTTCAAACCAATAACACAGTCGCTACCATTTGCTCATCATATTCAGTCGCAATTGTTTGAAAATCCAATATTACTGCCGAATGGGAATATTTACGATagtaaaaaattaaagaagcTGGCAAAAACATTGAGAAAGCAGAAGTTGATATCCTTAAGTCCAGGTCAAATCATGGATCCAGTCGATATGAAAATCTTCTGCGAATCAGATTCTATCAAAATGTATCCAACATAA
- the SGA1 gene encoding glucan 1,4-alpha-glucosidase (similar to Saccharomyces cerevisiae SGA1 (YIL099W); ancestral locus Anc_2.276), translating into MLYNKFLGTFAAGLGFAWALENVTIYEFGSAKGLLGQDYRSVFSDNTSSQVQLRDAVLINGTVIFDSSAPWDSSALEKWLQGQRDVSIERIFDNIGPSAFHPSVWPGVVIASPSQTHPDYFYQWIRDGALTINTIVSHSAGPAMQTLLQYLNVSFHLQRTNNTLGAGIGYTDSTVALGDPKWNVDNTAFTQDWGRPQNDGPALRTIAILKIIDYIEQSGTDLGGEYPFQSVADIFDDIVCWDLKFIVEHWNSSGFDLWEEVNGLHFFTLLVQFSAVDKSLSYFNNTEWSSPFVEELRQTRQDIGDFLLDPENGFINSKYNYIVGTPAIADTLRSGLDISTLLAANILHDTPSASHLPFNINDPAILNTLHHLMYHMRSVYPINRGADNATGIALGRYPEDVYDGYGSGEGNPWVLATCAASTTLYQLIRMHISEQQDLVVPMNNETSNAFWSQLVFSDLTTLGDDDRYLILEFNSPAFNQTLQRILQLADSFLVKLKTHVGADGELSEQFNRHTGFMQGAQHLTWSYTSFWDAYQLRQEILQSF; encoded by the coding sequence ATGTTATATAACAAATTTCTCGGCACTTTCGCCGCGGGACTGGGATTTGCATGGGCTCTCGAGAACGTTACCATCTACGAATTCGGGTCCGCCAAGGGTCTTCTCGGCCAGGATTACCGCAGTGTGTTTTCGGACAATACTTCCTCGCAGGTGCAGTTGCGGGACGCGGTCTTGATAAACGGGACGGTGATTTTTGATTCCAGCGCACCTTGGGACAGCAGTGCACTGGAAAAGTGGCTTCAGGGCCAGAGAGATGTTTCCATCGAGAGAATATTCGACAATATTGGTCCCAGCGCTTTTCATCCGTCTGTTTGGCCCGGCGTCGTGATTGCGTCGCCGTCGCAGACGCATCCAGACTACTTCTACCAGTGGATAAGGGACGGCGCGCTGACTATAAACACGATTGTCTCGCACTCCGCGGGCCCAGCCATGCAGACCCTATTGCAGTATTTGAACGTTTCGTTCCACTTGCAAAGAACAAACAACACGCTGGGCGCTGGAATTGGTTATACTGACAGTACCGTAGCGCTGGGCGACCCCAAGTGGAACGTCGACAACACGGCTTTCACGCAGGACTGGGGCCGCCCGCAAAACGATGGGCCAGCGCTGCGAACCATCGCcatcttgaaaatcatcGACTACATCGAGCAATCTGGCACCGATCTGGGGGGCGAATACCCATTCCAGTCCGTCGCGGACATCTTTGACGACATTGTTTGCTGGGACTTGAAATTTATCGTTGAGCACTGGAACTCTTCCGGTTTCGATCTGTGGGAAGAGGTCAACGGCCTGCATTTCTTCACTTTATTGGTTCAATTCTCCGCCGTGGACAAGTCCTTGAGCTATTTCAACAATACGGAATGGTCGTCTCCCtttgttgaagaattgCGCCAAACGCGACAGGACATCGGCGACTTCTTACTGGACCCCGAGAATGGATttataaattccaagtacAACTATATTGTCGGAACTCCCGCCATCGCCGACACACTGAGATCGGGGCTGGACATATCCACTTTGTTGGCCGCTAATATCCTCCACGATACGCCATCGGCGTCCCATCTTCCCTTCAACATCAATGATCCCGCCATCCTGAATACCTTGCACCATCTGATGTACCACATGCGTTCAGTCTACCCCATCAACAGAGGCGCTGATAACGCAACGGGGATCGCTCTGGGCCGGTATCCGGAAGACGTGTATGACGGGTATGGGTCGGGCGAAGGTAACCCGTGGGTTTTGGCCACTTGTGCCGCTTCAACAACACTTTACCAGCTCATACGCATGCACATCTCCGAGCAGCAAGACCTGGTTGTCCCCATGAACAATGAAACTTCGAACGCATTTTGGAGCCAACTGGTTTTCTCCGATCTCACCACTTTGGGGGACGACGATCGGTATCTGATTCTGGAATTCAACTCTCCCGCCTTCAATCAAACATTGCAAAGAATTCTCCAGTTAGCGGATTCGTTCTTGgtcaaattgaaaactcaTGTGGGTGCAGACGGCGAACTCAGTGAGCAGTTTAACAGACACACGGGGTTCATGCAAGGCGCCCAACATCTAACTTGGTCCTACACTTCATTTTGGGATGCTTATCAACTACGGCAAGAGATTCTACAAAGTTtctaa